Proteins found in one Arachis stenosperma cultivar V10309 chromosome 8, arast.V10309.gnm1.PFL2, whole genome shotgun sequence genomic segment:
- the LOC130945037 gene encoding xanthine dehydrogenase 1-like isoform X1: MGSLKNDENPQLQPSKVSYEPLLYVNGVRRVLPDGLAHFTLLEYLRGIGLTGTKLGCGEGGCGACTVMVSSYDEKSRKCLHYAINACLAPLYSVEGMHVITVEGLGSCKRGLHPVQESMAQAHGSQCGFCTPGFVMSMYALLRSSQTPPSEEQIEECLAGNLCRCTGYRPIVDAFRVFAKTNDLLYTAISSVSPEEAKSICPSTGKPCSCNSNNVNDKCVVGDNRYKATSYDELDGTKYTEKELIFPPELLLRTATPLSLTGFGGLMWYRPLTLQHLLDLKVKYPDAKLIVGNTEVGIEMRLKRLQYRVLVSVTHVPELNVLNVKDDGLEIGAAVRLSDLLSVLRKVVTERDVHETSSCRALIEQLKWFAGTQIRNAASIGGNICTASPISDLNPLWMAVGAKFRIIDSEGNSRTTLAENFFLGYRKVDLASSEILLSVFLPWNKRFEYVKEFKQSHRRDDDIAIVNAGMRIHLQETSESWVVADASIAYGGVAPCSLSAKKTKDFLIGKVWDQNLLQDALKVLQNDIILKEDAPGGMVEFRKSLTLSFFFKFFLWVSHQLDGVKESIPASHLSAMQPVHRPTITGSQDYEIMKHGTSVGSPEVHLSAKLQVTGEAEYADDIQLPLNGLHAALVLSRKPHARILSIDGSEAMSSPGFVGLFLAKDVPADNKIGPVVYDEELFATDYVTCVGQVIGVVVADTHENAKTAARKVNVKYEDLPAILSIKEAINAGSFHPNTEKCLIKGDVDQCFQSGQCDRIIEGEVHIGGQEHFYLEPHSSLVWTLDGGNEVHMISSTQAPQKHQKYVSHVLGLPMSKVVCKTKRIGGGFGGKETRSAFIAAAASVPSYLLNRPVKLTLDRDVDMMITGQRHSFLGKYKVGFTNEGRVLALDLEIYNNGGNSLDLSLAILERAMFHSDNVYDIPNVRIVGKVCFTNFPSHTAFRGFGGPQGMLITENWIHRIAAELKMSPEEIKEINFQQAGYISHYGQQLEHCTLHQLWNELKLSCDFVKAREQVDLFNSHNRWKKRGIAMVPTKFGISFTTKLMNQAGALVHVYTDGTVLVTHGGVEMGQGLHTKVAQIAASAFNIPLSSVFISETSTDKVPNSSPTAASASSDMYGAAVLDACEQIKARMEPIASRNNFNSFAELAVACYIERIDLSAHGFYITPDIGFDWKMGKGKPFRYFTYGAAFSEVEIDTLTGDFHTRVANIIMDLGFSLNPALDVGQIEGAFIQGLGWLALEELKWGDAAHKWIPPGCLYTCGPGAYKIPSINDVPLKFNVSLLKGHPNVKAIHSSKAVGEPPFFLASAVFFAIKDAIRAARLEVGCGDWFPLDNPATPERIRMACLDDITSSLINSDFHPKLSV; the protein is encoded by the exons ATGGGGTCACTCAAGAACGACGAAAATCCTCAGCTTCAACCATCGAAGGTGTCTTACGAACCTCTTCTCTACGTTAACGGAGTTCGAAGAGTGTTACCTGATGGATTAGCTCATTTCACCCTTCTTGAGTATCTCAGAG GTATAGGCCTCACTGGAACTAAACTAGGATGTGGTGAGGGTGGTTGTGGAGCTTGCACGGTTATGGTTTCTTCTTATGATGAAAAATCGAGGAAATGCTT ACACTATGCTATCAATGCTTGCTTAGCTCCTCTATATTCTGTAGAAGGAATGCATGTGATTACAGTGGAAGGATTGGGAAGCTGCAAGAGAGGTTTGCATCCTGTCCAG GAATCAATGGCACAAGCTCATGGTTCACAATGCGGATTTTGTACACCTGGTTTTGTTATGTCCATGTATGCATTATTGCGGTCAAGTCAAACCCCGCCTAGTGAAGAGCAAATCGAAGAATGTCTTGCTGGAAATTTATGCCGGTGCACTGGTTACCGACCAATAGTTGATGCATTCCGTGTCTTTGCCAAAACTAATGATTTGTTATATACTGCGATTTCTTCTGTGAGCCCTGAAGAAGCTAAGTCTATTTGCCCTTCAACTGGAAAGCCCTGCTCTTGCAATTCAAACAATGTGAATGATAAATGTGTAGTGGGTGATAATAGATATAAAGCTACTTCCTATGATGAATTAGATGGGACCAAATATACAGAAAAGGAACTTATTTTTCCACCTGAGCTCCTGTTAAGGACAGCAACCCCTTTGAGTTTGACTGGATTTGGTGGGTTAATGTGGTATAGGCCTTTAACACTTCAACATTTATTGGATTTAAAAGTCAAATATCCTGATGCTAAGTTGATAGTTGGTAATACTGAGGTAGGAATTGAGATGAGACTGAAGAGACTACAGTATCGGGTTCTGGTGTCTGTAACACATGTGCCAGAACTAAATGTTTTGAATGTAAAGGATGATGGGTTAGAGATAGGTGCTGCAGTAAGGCTATCTGATCTCTTGAGTGTTTTAAGAAAGGTTGTAACTGAGCGAGATGTTCATGAAACATCATCTTGTAGGGCCTTAATTGAGCAACTGAAATGGTTTGCTGGAACACAAATAAGAAATGCTGCATCAATTGGGGGCAACATATGTACTGCGAGTCCAATATCAGACTTAAATCCTCTCTGGATGGCAGTTGGAGCAAAGTTTCGAATTATTGATTCCGAAGGAAACAGCAGGACAACATTGGCTGAAAATTTCTTCTTGGGATATCGTAAGGTGGATTTGGCAAGCAGTGAAATCTTGCTGTCAGTATTCCTACCGTGGAATAAGAGATTCGAATATGTGAAGGAATTTAAACAGTCTCATAGAAGGGATGATGATATTGCAATTGTAAATGCGGGTATGCGCATTCATCTACAAGAAACTAGCGAAAGCTGGGTGGTTGCTGATGCATCAATTGCTTATGGTGGGGTGGCGCCATGTTCACTTTCTGCTAAAAAAACTAAGGACTTTCTCATTGGGAAGGTTTGGGATCAAAATCTATTACAAGATGCATTGAAAGTCCTACAAAATGATATAATACTAAAAGAGGATGCTCCTGGCGGAATGGTTGAGTTCCGGAAATCTTTGACTCTAagtttcttttttaaattttttctatgGGTGTCTCATCAACTGGATGGTGTGAAAGAGTCGATACCGGCATCTCATCTGTCTGCCATGCAGCCAGTCCACCGCCCAACAATTACAGGATCTCAGGACTATGAAATCATGAAACATGGGACATCCGTGGGTTCTCCTGAGGTTCATCTATCTGCAAAACTTCAG GTTACAGGAGAAGCAGAATATGCTGACGACATACAATTGCCTCTGAATGGATTGCATGCAGCCTTAGTTTTGAGTAGAAAACCCCATGCCCGGATACTTTCAATTGATGGTTCAGAGGCCATGTCTTCACCTGGATTTGTGGGTTTGTTTCTGGCCAAAGATGTACCAGCTGATAATAAAATTGGGCCTGTTGTTTATGATGAGGAGCTTTTTGCCACAGATTATGTAACCTGTGTGGGTCAG GTTATTGGAGTAGTGGTGGCCGATACACATGAAAATGCAAAGACAGCAGCAAGAAAAGTTAATGTCAAGTATGAAGATCTACCAGCCATCCTGTCAATAAAAGAGGCCATCAATGCTGGAAGTTTTCACCCCAATACAGAGAAGTGTTTGATTAAAGGTGATGTAGATCAATGTTTTCAGTCAGGTCAGTGTGACAGAATAATTGAAGGGGAAGTTCACATTGGAGGTCAGGAACACTTCTATCTTGAGCCACATAGCAGTTTGGTGTGGACATTGGATGGTGGAAATGAAGTTCATATGATATCATCTACTCAG GCCCCTCAGAAGCACCAGAAATATGTTTCTCATGTTCTTGGTCTCCCCATGTCAAAGGTAGTGTGCAAAACAAAGCGAATTGGTGGTGGATTTGGGGGGAAGGAGACAAGGTCAGCCTTTATTGCTGCTGCAGCTTCAGTTCCATCATATCTGTTAAATCGGCCTGTGAAGCTCACACTTGACCGAGATGTTGACATGATGATAACTGGGCAACGCCATAGTTTTCTTGGGAAGTACAAG GTCGGATTTACAAATGAAGGGAGGGTACTCGCATTGGATCTTGAAATTTATAACAATGGCGGAAATTCACTGGATCTGTCACTTGCTATCCTTGAACGTGCTATGTTTCATTCAGATAATGTGTATGATATACCAAATGTGAGGATAGTTGGAAAGGTCTGCTTCACTAATTTCCCTAGTCACACTGCTTTCCGTGGATTCGGTGGTCCGCAAGGCATGCTTATCACTGAAAACTGGATTCATAGGATTGCTGCTGAACTCAAGATGAGCCCAGAAGAGATAAAG GAAATTAATTTTCAGCAAGCAGGATATATTTCGCATTATGGCCAGCAACTTGAGCACTGCACACTACACCAGCTGTGGAATGAACTCAAGTTATCCTGTGACTTTGTGAAGGCACGTGAACAAGTTGACTTATTCAACAGTCATAACCGCTGGAAGAAGCGTGGCATTGCTATGGTTCCAACTAAGTTTGGTATATCCTTTACAACAAAGCTTATGAACCAG GCAGGTGCTCTGGTTCATGTTTATACAGATGGAACTGTTTTAGTTACCCATGGGGGTGTAGAAATGGGGCAAGGTTTGCATACAAAAGTTGCTCAGATTGCTGCATCAGCTTTCAACATCCCCCTAAGTTCTGTCTTTATATCAGAGACAAGTACTGACAAG GTTCCTAATTCTTCTCCAACAGCAGCTTCTGCGAGTTCTGATATGTATGGAGCAGCGGTTTTAGATGCATGTGAGCAGATAAAGGCACGCATGGAACCAATTGCTTCACGGAACAACTTCAACTCATTTGCTGAG CTAGCTGTTGCGTGCTATATAGAGCGAATAGACCTTTCTGCCCATGGATTTTATATTACACCTGATATTGGCTTTGATTGGAAGATGGGTAAAGGAAAACCTTTTAGGTATTTCACTTATGGGGCTGCATTTTCTGAGGTGGAAATTGACACCTTGACTGGAGATTTTCACACTAGAGTGGCAAATATAATTATGGATCTAGGTTTCTCTCTGAACCCAGCACTAGATGTTGGTCAG ATTGAAGGAGCTTTTATTCAAGGTTTGGGTTGGTTAGCTTTAGAAGAACTCAAATGGGGAGATGCAGCACATAAATGGATTCCCCCTGGTTGTCTTTACACATGTGGACCTGGAGCTTACAAAATTCCTTCTATCAATGATGTTCCTTTGAAATTCAATGTCTCACTTCTAAAG GGTCATCCAAATGTGAAGGCCATCCACTCATCTAAAGCCGTTGGCGAGCCGCCGTTTTTCCTAGCATCGGCAGTGTTCTTCGCCATCAAGGACGCCATCAGAGCTGCAAGACTTGAAGTGGGATGCGGTGATTGGTTTCCTCTTGATAATCCAGCAACTCCTGAGAGAATTCGAATGGCTTGTTTAGATGACATTACATCCTCACTTATTAACTCAGATTTCCATCCTAAACTTAGTGTTTGA
- the LOC130945037 gene encoding xanthine dehydrogenase 1-like isoform X2, producing the protein MHVITVEGLGSCKRGLHPVQESMAQAHGSQCGFCTPGFVMSMYALLRSSQTPPSEEQIEECLAGNLCRCTGYRPIVDAFRVFAKTNDLLYTAISSVSPEEAKSICPSTGKPCSCNSNNVNDKCVVGDNRYKATSYDELDGTKYTEKELIFPPELLLRTATPLSLTGFGGLMWYRPLTLQHLLDLKVKYPDAKLIVGNTEVGIEMRLKRLQYRVLVSVTHVPELNVLNVKDDGLEIGAAVRLSDLLSVLRKVVTERDVHETSSCRALIEQLKWFAGTQIRNAASIGGNICTASPISDLNPLWMAVGAKFRIIDSEGNSRTTLAENFFLGYRKVDLASSEILLSVFLPWNKRFEYVKEFKQSHRRDDDIAIVNAGMRIHLQETSESWVVADASIAYGGVAPCSLSAKKTKDFLIGKVWDQNLLQDALKVLQNDIILKEDAPGGMVEFRKSLTLSFFFKFFLWVSHQLDGVKESIPASHLSAMQPVHRPTITGSQDYEIMKHGTSVGSPEVHLSAKLQVTGEAEYADDIQLPLNGLHAALVLSRKPHARILSIDGSEAMSSPGFVGLFLAKDVPADNKIGPVVYDEELFATDYVTCVGQVIGVVVADTHENAKTAARKVNVKYEDLPAILSIKEAINAGSFHPNTEKCLIKGDVDQCFQSGQCDRIIEGEVHIGGQEHFYLEPHSSLVWTLDGGNEVHMISSTQAPQKHQKYVSHVLGLPMSKVVCKTKRIGGGFGGKETRSAFIAAAASVPSYLLNRPVKLTLDRDVDMMITGQRHSFLGKYKVGFTNEGRVLALDLEIYNNGGNSLDLSLAILERAMFHSDNVYDIPNVRIVGKVCFTNFPSHTAFRGFGGPQGMLITENWIHRIAAELKMSPEEIKEINFQQAGYISHYGQQLEHCTLHQLWNELKLSCDFVKAREQVDLFNSHNRWKKRGIAMVPTKFGISFTTKLMNQAGALVHVYTDGTVLVTHGGVEMGQGLHTKVAQIAASAFNIPLSSVFISETSTDKVPNSSPTAASASSDMYGAAVLDACEQIKARMEPIASRNNFNSFAELAVACYIERIDLSAHGFYITPDIGFDWKMGKGKPFRYFTYGAAFSEVEIDTLTGDFHTRVANIIMDLGFSLNPALDVGQIEGAFIQGLGWLALEELKWGDAAHKWIPPGCLYTCGPGAYKIPSINDVPLKFNVSLLKGHPNVKAIHSSKAVGEPPFFLASAVFFAIKDAIRAARLEVGCGDWFPLDNPATPERIRMACLDDITSSLINSDFHPKLSV; encoded by the exons ATGCATGTGATTACAGTGGAAGGATTGGGAAGCTGCAAGAGAGGTTTGCATCCTGTCCAG GAATCAATGGCACAAGCTCATGGTTCACAATGCGGATTTTGTACACCTGGTTTTGTTATGTCCATGTATGCATTATTGCGGTCAAGTCAAACCCCGCCTAGTGAAGAGCAAATCGAAGAATGTCTTGCTGGAAATTTATGCCGGTGCACTGGTTACCGACCAATAGTTGATGCATTCCGTGTCTTTGCCAAAACTAATGATTTGTTATATACTGCGATTTCTTCTGTGAGCCCTGAAGAAGCTAAGTCTATTTGCCCTTCAACTGGAAAGCCCTGCTCTTGCAATTCAAACAATGTGAATGATAAATGTGTAGTGGGTGATAATAGATATAAAGCTACTTCCTATGATGAATTAGATGGGACCAAATATACAGAAAAGGAACTTATTTTTCCACCTGAGCTCCTGTTAAGGACAGCAACCCCTTTGAGTTTGACTGGATTTGGTGGGTTAATGTGGTATAGGCCTTTAACACTTCAACATTTATTGGATTTAAAAGTCAAATATCCTGATGCTAAGTTGATAGTTGGTAATACTGAGGTAGGAATTGAGATGAGACTGAAGAGACTACAGTATCGGGTTCTGGTGTCTGTAACACATGTGCCAGAACTAAATGTTTTGAATGTAAAGGATGATGGGTTAGAGATAGGTGCTGCAGTAAGGCTATCTGATCTCTTGAGTGTTTTAAGAAAGGTTGTAACTGAGCGAGATGTTCATGAAACATCATCTTGTAGGGCCTTAATTGAGCAACTGAAATGGTTTGCTGGAACACAAATAAGAAATGCTGCATCAATTGGGGGCAACATATGTACTGCGAGTCCAATATCAGACTTAAATCCTCTCTGGATGGCAGTTGGAGCAAAGTTTCGAATTATTGATTCCGAAGGAAACAGCAGGACAACATTGGCTGAAAATTTCTTCTTGGGATATCGTAAGGTGGATTTGGCAAGCAGTGAAATCTTGCTGTCAGTATTCCTACCGTGGAATAAGAGATTCGAATATGTGAAGGAATTTAAACAGTCTCATAGAAGGGATGATGATATTGCAATTGTAAATGCGGGTATGCGCATTCATCTACAAGAAACTAGCGAAAGCTGGGTGGTTGCTGATGCATCAATTGCTTATGGTGGGGTGGCGCCATGTTCACTTTCTGCTAAAAAAACTAAGGACTTTCTCATTGGGAAGGTTTGGGATCAAAATCTATTACAAGATGCATTGAAAGTCCTACAAAATGATATAATACTAAAAGAGGATGCTCCTGGCGGAATGGTTGAGTTCCGGAAATCTTTGACTCTAagtttcttttttaaattttttctatgGGTGTCTCATCAACTGGATGGTGTGAAAGAGTCGATACCGGCATCTCATCTGTCTGCCATGCAGCCAGTCCACCGCCCAACAATTACAGGATCTCAGGACTATGAAATCATGAAACATGGGACATCCGTGGGTTCTCCTGAGGTTCATCTATCTGCAAAACTTCAG GTTACAGGAGAAGCAGAATATGCTGACGACATACAATTGCCTCTGAATGGATTGCATGCAGCCTTAGTTTTGAGTAGAAAACCCCATGCCCGGATACTTTCAATTGATGGTTCAGAGGCCATGTCTTCACCTGGATTTGTGGGTTTGTTTCTGGCCAAAGATGTACCAGCTGATAATAAAATTGGGCCTGTTGTTTATGATGAGGAGCTTTTTGCCACAGATTATGTAACCTGTGTGGGTCAG GTTATTGGAGTAGTGGTGGCCGATACACATGAAAATGCAAAGACAGCAGCAAGAAAAGTTAATGTCAAGTATGAAGATCTACCAGCCATCCTGTCAATAAAAGAGGCCATCAATGCTGGAAGTTTTCACCCCAATACAGAGAAGTGTTTGATTAAAGGTGATGTAGATCAATGTTTTCAGTCAGGTCAGTGTGACAGAATAATTGAAGGGGAAGTTCACATTGGAGGTCAGGAACACTTCTATCTTGAGCCACATAGCAGTTTGGTGTGGACATTGGATGGTGGAAATGAAGTTCATATGATATCATCTACTCAG GCCCCTCAGAAGCACCAGAAATATGTTTCTCATGTTCTTGGTCTCCCCATGTCAAAGGTAGTGTGCAAAACAAAGCGAATTGGTGGTGGATTTGGGGGGAAGGAGACAAGGTCAGCCTTTATTGCTGCTGCAGCTTCAGTTCCATCATATCTGTTAAATCGGCCTGTGAAGCTCACACTTGACCGAGATGTTGACATGATGATAACTGGGCAACGCCATAGTTTTCTTGGGAAGTACAAG GTCGGATTTACAAATGAAGGGAGGGTACTCGCATTGGATCTTGAAATTTATAACAATGGCGGAAATTCACTGGATCTGTCACTTGCTATCCTTGAACGTGCTATGTTTCATTCAGATAATGTGTATGATATACCAAATGTGAGGATAGTTGGAAAGGTCTGCTTCACTAATTTCCCTAGTCACACTGCTTTCCGTGGATTCGGTGGTCCGCAAGGCATGCTTATCACTGAAAACTGGATTCATAGGATTGCTGCTGAACTCAAGATGAGCCCAGAAGAGATAAAG GAAATTAATTTTCAGCAAGCAGGATATATTTCGCATTATGGCCAGCAACTTGAGCACTGCACACTACACCAGCTGTGGAATGAACTCAAGTTATCCTGTGACTTTGTGAAGGCACGTGAACAAGTTGACTTATTCAACAGTCATAACCGCTGGAAGAAGCGTGGCATTGCTATGGTTCCAACTAAGTTTGGTATATCCTTTACAACAAAGCTTATGAACCAG GCAGGTGCTCTGGTTCATGTTTATACAGATGGAACTGTTTTAGTTACCCATGGGGGTGTAGAAATGGGGCAAGGTTTGCATACAAAAGTTGCTCAGATTGCTGCATCAGCTTTCAACATCCCCCTAAGTTCTGTCTTTATATCAGAGACAAGTACTGACAAG GTTCCTAATTCTTCTCCAACAGCAGCTTCTGCGAGTTCTGATATGTATGGAGCAGCGGTTTTAGATGCATGTGAGCAGATAAAGGCACGCATGGAACCAATTGCTTCACGGAACAACTTCAACTCATTTGCTGAG CTAGCTGTTGCGTGCTATATAGAGCGAATAGACCTTTCTGCCCATGGATTTTATATTACACCTGATATTGGCTTTGATTGGAAGATGGGTAAAGGAAAACCTTTTAGGTATTTCACTTATGGGGCTGCATTTTCTGAGGTGGAAATTGACACCTTGACTGGAGATTTTCACACTAGAGTGGCAAATATAATTATGGATCTAGGTTTCTCTCTGAACCCAGCACTAGATGTTGGTCAG ATTGAAGGAGCTTTTATTCAAGGTTTGGGTTGGTTAGCTTTAGAAGAACTCAAATGGGGAGATGCAGCACATAAATGGATTCCCCCTGGTTGTCTTTACACATGTGGACCTGGAGCTTACAAAATTCCTTCTATCAATGATGTTCCTTTGAAATTCAATGTCTCACTTCTAAAG GGTCATCCAAATGTGAAGGCCATCCACTCATCTAAAGCCGTTGGCGAGCCGCCGTTTTTCCTAGCATCGGCAGTGTTCTTCGCCATCAAGGACGCCATCAGAGCTGCAAGACTTGAAGTGGGATGCGGTGATTGGTTTCCTCTTGATAATCCAGCAACTCCTGAGAGAATTCGAATGGCTTGTTTAGATGACATTACATCCTCACTTATTAACTCAGATTTCCATCCTAAACTTAGTGTTTGA
- the LOC130945038 gene encoding extensin-2-like, producing MGTFSGSRQWPRLIYLVAFCLLAISVIAKPDDEDHDRKPFPHEKHKKEHEEHPHHHHHHKRHPHEHKSPPPPPYGYKSPPPPIYSPPPPYVYKSPPPPVHSPPPPVHSPPPPYIYKSPPPSNHSPPPPYVYKSPPPLIHSPPPPVHSPPPPYVYKSPPPPVHFPPPSVHSPPPPYVYKSPPPPVHSPPPPVHSPPPPYVYKSPPPPVHSPPPPYIYKSPPPPVHSPPPPVHSPPPPYVYKSPPPPVHSPPPPVHSPPPPYVYKSPPPPVHSPPPPVHSPPPPYVYKSPPPPVHSPPPPYVYKSPPPPVHSPPPPYVYKSPPPPVHSPPPPFHSPPPPYVYKSPPPPVHSPPPPVHSPPPPYVYKSPPPPVHSPPPPAHSPPPPYVYKSPPPPVHSPPPPYVYKSPPPPVHSPPPPYVYKSPPPPVHSPPPPVHSPPPPYVYKSPPPPVHSPPPPYVYKSPPPPVHSPPPPYVYKSPPPPVHSPPPPVHSPPPPYAYKSPPPPVHSPPPPIHSPPPPYVYKSPPPPVHSPPPPVHSPPPPYVYKSPPPPVHSTPPPYVYKSPPPQVHSPPPPYVYKSPPPPVHSPPPPIHSPPPPYVYKSPPPPVHSPPPPYVYKSPPPPVHYPPPPYVYKSPPPPVHSPPPPVHSPPPPYVYKSPPPPVHSPPPPYIYKSPPSPVHSPPPPIHSPPPPYIYKSPPPPPPYVYKSPPPSVYSPPPPVHSPPPPYVYKSPPPPIHSPPPPYIYKSPPPPVHSPPPPYVYKSPPPPIHSPPPPYVYKSPPPPVHSLPPPVHSPPPPYIYKSPPPPIHSPPPPYVYKSPPPPVHSPPPPYIYKSPPPLVHSPPPPVHSPPPPYVYKSPPPPVHSPPPPVHSPPPPYVYKSPPPPIHSPPPPYVYKSPPPPVHSPPPSPSVHSPPPPYAYKSPPPPVHSPPPPVHSPPPPYIYKSPPPSVHSPPPPYVYKSPPPPYHTPSPLIHSPPPPYIYKSPPPPVHSPPPPYIYKSPPPLAHSPPPPHVYVYPLQSPPPPHVPNHPPYLYNSPPPPPKGY from the coding sequence ATGGGAACTTTCTCAGGGTCGAGGCAATGGCCTCGACTCATCTACTTAGTGGCATTTTGCCTACTTGCAATTAGTGTCATTGCTAAGCCTGATGATGAAGATCATGATAGGAAACCTTTCCCTcatgaaaaacataaaaaagagCATGAAGAACATCcacaccatcatcatcatcataaacGACATCCACATGAACATAAATCTCCACCACCTCCACCTTATGGTTACAAATCACCGCCTCCACCAATCTATtctccaccacctccatatgtTTATAAATCTCCTCCTCCACCGGTTCATTCTCCGCCTCCTCCAGTGCATTCACCTCCACCACCATATATCTACAAGTCTCCTCCACCATCAAATCACTCACCGCCTCCACCTTATGTTTATAAATCACCTCCTCCTCTGATTCACTCACCTCCTCCACCAGTTCACTCTCCGCCCCCACCATATGTTTATAAATCTCCACCTCCTCCAGTTCATTTTCCGCCTCCATCAGTTCACTCACCACCTCCACCGTATGTTTACAAATCACCTCCTCCTCCTGTTCACTCACCTCCTCCACCAGTCCACTCTCCGCCCCCACCATACGTTTATAAATCTCCACCTCCTCCAGTTCACTCACCTCCTCCACCATACATTTATAAATCTCCACCTCCTCCAGTTCATTCTCCGCCTCCACCAGTTCATTCACCGCCTCCACCGTATGTTTACAAATCACCTCCTCCTCCTGTTCACTCACCTCCTCCACCAGTCCACTctccaccaccaccatatgTTTATAAATCTCCACCTCCTCCAGTTCACTCTCCGCCTCCACCAGTTCATTCACCGCCTCCACCGTATGTTTACAAATCACCTCCTCCACCAGTCCACTCTCCGCCTCCACCGTACGTTTATAAATCCCCACCTCCTCCAGTTCACTCACCGCCTCCACCGTACGTTTACAAATCACCTCCTCCTCCTGTTCACTCACCTCCTCCACCATTCCACTCTCCGCCACCACCATATGTTTATAAATCTCCACCTCCTCCAGTTCACTCTCCGCCTCCGCCAGTTCACTCACCGCCCCCACCATATGTTTATAAATCTCCACCTCCTCCAGTTCACTCTCCGCCTCCACCAGCTCACTCACCGCCTCCACCGTATGTTTACAAATCACCTCCTCCACCAGTCCACTCTCCGCCCCCACCATATGTTTATAAATCTCCACCTCCTCCAGTTCACTCACCGCCTCCACCGTACGTTTACAAATCACCTCCTCCTCCTGTTCACTCACCTCCTCCACCAGTCCACTCTCCGCCACCACCATATGTTTATAAATCTCCACCTCCTCCAGTTCACTCACCGCCTCCACCGTATGTTTACAAATCACCTCCTCCACCAGTCCACTCTCCGCCTCCACCATATGTTTACAAATCACCTCCTCCTCCTGTTCACTCACCTCCTCCACCAGTCCACTCTCCACCCCCACCGTATGCTTATAAATCTCCACCTCCTCCAGTTCACTCTCCGCCTCCACCAATTCACTCACCACCTCCACCATATGTTTACAAATCACCTCCTCCTCCTGTTCACTCACCTCCTCCACCAGTCCACTCTCCGCCCCCACCATATGTTTATAAATCTCCACCTCCACCAGTCCACTCTACGCCTCCACCGTACGTTTACAAATCACCTCCTCCACAAGTCCACTCTCCACCCCCACCATATGTTTATAAATCTCCACCTCCTCCAGTTCACTCTCCGCCTCCACCAATTCACTCACCGCCTCCACCGTATGTTTACAAATCACCTCCTCCACCAGTCCACTCTCCGCCCCCACCATATGTTTATAAATCTCCACCTCCTCCAGTTCACTATCCGCCTCCACCGTACGTTTACAAATCACCTCCTCCTCCGGTTCACTCACCCCCTCCACCAGTCCACTCCCCACCTCCACCGTACGTTTACAAATCACCTCCTCCACCAGTCCATTCACCTCCACCACCATATATCTACAAGTCTCCTCCTTCACCAGTTCACTCTCCACCTCCTCCAATACATTCACCTCCACCACCATATATCTACAAGTCTCCTCCACCGCCTCCACCGTACGTTTACAAATCACCTCCTCCTTCAGTTTACTCACCCCCTCCACCAGTCCATTCCCCTCCTCCACCGTACGTTTACAAATCACCTCCTCCACCAATTCACTCGCCTCCACCACCATATATCTATAAGTCTCCTCCTCCACCTGTTCACTCACCGCCTCCACCATATGTTTACAAATCACCTCCTCCACCAATCCACTCTCCACCCCCTCCATATGTCTATAAATCTCCTCCCCCACCAGTTCATTCTCTGCCTCCTCCAGTGCATTCACCTCCACCACCATATATTTACAAGTCTCCTCCACCACCAATTCACTCACCGCCTCCACCATACGTTTACAAATCACCTCCTCCACCAGTCCATTCCCCACCCCCACCATATATTTATAAATCTCCACCTCCTCTAGTTCACTCTCCGCCTCCACCGGTCCACTCACCACCTCCCCCATATGTTTACAAATCACCTCCTCCACCAGTCCACTCTCCGCCTCCTCCAGTCCATTCACCTCCACCACCATATGTTTACAAATCACCTCCTCCACCAATCCATTCTCCTCCCCCACCATATGTCTATAAATCTCCTCCTCCACCAGTTCACTCTCCACCTCCTTCTCCATCTGTCCACTCCCCGccaccaccatatgcttatAAGTCTCCCCCTCCTCCTGTCCACTCACCACCTCCACCAGTCCATTCACCCCCACCACCATATATTTACAAGTCTCCTCCTCCATCAGTTCACTCACCGCCTCCACCGTATGTTTACAAATCACCCCCTCCTCCATATCACACACCGTCACCACTAATTCACtcaccaccacctccatatatCTATAAGTCTCCACCACCTCCAGTGCACTCACCACCTCCACCATATATCTATAAATCCCCACCTCCTCTAGCCCACTCACCTCCACCACCCCACGTATATGTATATCCGCTGCAGTCACCTCCACCTCCTCATGTTCCCAATCATCCACCATACCTCTATAACTCACCCCCACCTCCTCCAAAAGGCTATTAA